The DNA window aggactttaattacaatggtgattaattaaataactaattagttaatgactataaaacctttatttagtagtaaactgaaaaggattattcagtaattttacctgtcccccccatccgtacttttatatatagtataaatataaataaatataaatatagatagatatagatatagataattGGAAAAGGGAAGCGCTTGTGAGAAAATAGTATTCACCGCGTAACCATTTAATTTAttgctcattttttttttttggtcaatcaaCCAAAGACTAGCAActttattgctaaaaagctCAATCCAGCTTTAGAAAATACACACGGATATCAAAATTCCCAACCAGCACTCACAGGCcagcaaaaaaaaaaccaacaaTTATAGACTTAATCTAGCTCTTGCAGCTTCCTTGACTCTCATTACTATCTGATTCCAAGGCATAATCTTGTTATTAAACACTGCTTCATTCCTTGCTATCCAAATCCAGTAGATTGTAGCACAAAGGCTAATTTTCCTTTTCTTAGTCATTGAAGATCTTCCAGTACACCTCCGAGAGAAAAGGCTAATGACTCTCCTCCATCTAACTTCATGCCTGCTGAGGTTTAAATCTTCCATCACTGCTTTCCAGATTATGCCAGAATAGTTACATTCAAAGAAAAGGTGAGAGATGCTTTCAGGAGCAGCTTTACACAAGGGGCAGACATTTGTATCAATAACCTTCCATTTCAAAAGTTTATCTCTGGTTTGAAGTCTTCCCATCAGAGCAATCCAGACAATAAAAGAATGTCTTGGAATATGTTCAGCAAACCAAATAAGCGAATGCCAAGGGACCTTACTGCTAGTAGTCTTTATACCAGACCACAAACTCTTAATGGTGAAGACACCATTCTTCTGACCTTTCCATTTAATCACATCCTCCAAATGATTAATCCTGTGGTTATTCTTTATGTAGTTCCAGGCTTCGTTCGTAGCTTCATCAATAGGATCTGGTAGGTTCCAATTGTCATCCTTCCACAGATCCTTAACCACAACAGTTTTGTGAATGTCTGCATCATTTATATTTATCTCTGGGAATCTGTCTATAACTGAACACCCATCTAGCCAAGGGTCAAACCAGAAAGAAAACTTGCTACCATTCCCTAACTTGTAATCATAAAACTTCTTGACTTTGTTTCTGATTTTCAATAAGTTCCTCCAACTCCACGAGCAGTTTATAGGCTTTGTTATACCCCAGAAACTCATCTTTTTAAGCTTGTTGACTGTTACCCAACTAGCCCAAATTGAAGGCTTCAGAGTAACAAGGTTCCAAATATGCTTACTAACAGCTGCAGTGTTCCAGGTATCTATGGACTTAATTCCAAGCCCTCCCTCATTTTTGTTTCTGCAAACCTCTGGCCAACCAACAAGACCACATTTTTTGTTGGAATTGGAACCATGCCACAGATAGCTCCTGCAAACAGTCTCTACCCCTTTAACCACAGATTTAGGCAACACAAAAATTGAGCACCAATAAATGTGCATACTCATTAAAACTGACTTCACCAACTGTAACCTTCCTGCATATGAAAGGCATTTAGACGTCCAGTTATCAATTCTGACAGTAATTCTTTGGATTATAGAGTCACATAACCCTTTACTCATTCTAGTAGAGAACAATGGGAGGCCAAGGTACTTGATAGGCATCTCACCTTCTTTGAACCCCAACAtatttttgatttcttctctGGTTCCACTAGAAACTCCATTAAAGAAAACGTGACTTTTATGATTGTTAGGGGACAAACCAGAGCAGGCAGAGAATTcatcaatcactcttctaaaGATCTGAATTGACCCCAAATCTCCATTGCTAAACAGCAGTAAATCATCAGCAAATGACAGCTGGCAAATCTTTAACTTCTTGCACCCTTTATGGTAAGAGAACCCAGAGCTAGGTCCAGTATTTTGCAATAATAGTCTGGTAAGGTACTCCATACACAGAACGAAGACAAGGGGGGAAATTGGGTCCCCCTGTCTTAGCCCTTTCCCTCCTGGAAAATACCCAACCTCTTCTCCATTAATCATTATGGAATACATTGGAGATCTGATGCAAACCATTATCAACTTGATAATTTTCTTGGAAAACCTAAAGCCAATGAGAACCTCCTCTATGAAGTCCCAAGACACCGAATCATAAGCTTTTTGAAGGTCCATTTTGATTGTGCAATTGTCGCCTTGCCCCTTGTGATAATCCTTAACAATTTCATGAGCTAAAAGTATATTGTCAGCAATACTTCTAGCAGGAACAAAAGCTGATTGGCTGGGATGAACAATCTTGTCTATAACCAGTCTAAGTCTGTTTGTCAGGAGCTTTGAAATTGCCTTATAGATCACATTGCAACAAGCAATGGGTCTATAATCACCAATAACAGTAGGGTTCCCAATTTTTGGAATTAAGGTGATGTTAGTAGCATTCACCTGTCTCAGCAGCTTTTTGGTATCAAAAAACTCCATAATAGCTTGAGTGACCTCATCTCCGATTATATTCCAgcattttttaaagaaaacacTGTTATACCCATCTGGCCCTGGAGCCTTGTCATCACTGATTGAGAATATAGCTTCTTTAATCTCCCTGGAAGTAAAATCTGAGTCAATCATTTCCCTATCAGCATCTCCAAGAGTATATCCTTCATTGAACACTCTGGCATTTGTATAAGCTCTGTTAGAAACTTCAGTACCCAGAAAGTTTTTATAGTGATCTAAAATAGCATTTTTAATCAAGTCAGGGTTGCAGCAATTACTCCCATCATTCATTTTAAGCTCTAGAATTTTCTTTCTAATCTGTCTCTGCTTGACACACTTGTGAAAATACTTGGTATTCTGATCACCAAGCTTTATCCACTGCATCCTAGACTTCTGTCTTATAAAACACTCTTCCTACCTGATCAGTTTTTGTAAATGATAGCAGACTGCCCTTTCCTCTTCCTGCAGATGACTGTTGAAAGGATCTGTCATAATATCTGTTTGAAGAGAATTAAGTAACTTCTTTGTATCATTTACTTTGTTAGAAATGTCAGCAAATACTTCCTTGTTCATAGCTCTAAGACTCCTCCTCACAATCTTCAACTTCTGGTACACTTTATACATCATGCATCCATTGAAATTAGCTTTCCAACCATCATCTATGATAGCACTGAAGTTAGGGTGCTCACACCAGGAGTTAAAGAATCTGAAAGGGGATCTCCTAATGTACGTTCCATTGTTGAGAGAAACAACCAGGGGGGAGTGGTCAGAGATTCCAGGGTTATGAACCACATAGAAAGATTCCTCCCAGCTATTCATCCAGCTCTCATTCACAAAAACCCAGTCCAACTTCCTCCAAATCCTATTATCTCCACACTGGTTATTACACCATGTATAATGGTTACCAGAATGGGGGAGCTCATTAACATTGGAATTTATTGTCCAATCCTGGAACTCACTAGCAGCCTGCACATCTATATCATTCCCTCCTAACCTGTTAGCATTGCTTATCACTGCATTGAAATCTCCTAAAATAATCCAAGGAAGATTTATATTCAGACTGATCCCATTCAATTGGTTCCACAAATCAATTCTATCATGAGCTACATACGACCCATACACAAAGGTACACATGAAGGAAATCCCATCACAATCTAACTGACAATGGATAAACTGGCTATGCATCTTAATAGCCTGAATATTGACCATGTCTTTATTGTATATGATCCAAACTCTTCCCATATCAGAGCAGCAGTAATTATGCAAGATACCCCAATTAGGCAACTTATTCCCGAATTTCTTCCACACATTATCAAACTGAGCATGACTAACTCTAGTTTCAACAATACCTACAACACTTAACTTGTTTCTTCTAATCAAACTAGCAATCTCAGATTGCTTAAGAGGATTGTTTAATCCTCTTATATTCCAGACTGCTAACATTAAACATATTCAAAGGGTCTGGTAGGTTTCTTCTTCCTACCCTGCCCAATTTCTCCTACACCATTCTTAACAATTCCTAATACAGGAACAATCTTATCCTTTTTTCTAGTGTTACTGCTATCAATAGCATTAACATCCAGATCACCAAACACTGGTCTTTCAGCCTCAGCAAGAACATTGAACATATTAACAGAAGTTTTGGAACCCTTATTACCTGAATCTGCTTTCTTTGATCCAGGAGGGGTGATCTCCTTTGCTTCCACTATGACAACCTGATCCACAATACTATCTTTAGGTTCCTCCAGGGTTGCATCCTCTTCCTGGTTTGTAGACTTTACAATAGGGCCATTCTTAGTCTTCACTGGCTGATTAGTTTTAGCAACTGATCTACAGTTATTCTTAGAGTGCCCTAACTTCTTGCAAATGTCACAATACACAGGTTTCCATTCATACACAATTCTTTGATAAAAGCAGTTCCCATTTTCATCATAGAGTTGCACAGATTCAGGAAATTCACCATTAGTTTCCATTTCAACAAGAATCCTAGCATATGCAAGCTTAGATTTGTTGATGGTGCATTGATCACAGTACAGAGGGTTTCCACAGAAGCTACCAATCTTACTCAGAATTCCTTTTGCCCAAAATTCCCATGGAAGGCCAGGGAGCTGTATCCAAACAGGAACTGTTCTAATAGCAGAGAGGTCCATGGCCATGCGAGGGTGCCATTTTTTCAACAAGAAAGGTCTCTGATCAAAAGTATAAGGGCCAGAGCCTAAAACTTCATTACAATCATCTTCTGTATCGAATTCAAATAAGAACATTGATGAATTGATTCTGTGTACATTCCTCAGCCCTCTATTTCCCCACCTGTTCTTCACAAATGCAGCAATTCTTTCGAATCTAGGGAACATACCATAAACACAGCCAACGATTGCATTCTTCCACTTCTCCTCTTCTGCCCTAATTTCATTTGAATTAAAATAGACCACTCGTTCCCCATTCTTAATCGCAGGAGAAATAAAATCCAGTTTGCTTGATTCACTTCTCTCTCGATTATTGGAGAACAAAGCATTCCATTTCTTCGGAGGCTCAACATGACTCTCATTAGCATCATCTTCCACATTAGCACAGTCAGATCCATCAAGACCTGCATCATGACAAATTTCATCAGGGAGATTGAGAATCTCATGGTTTTCCACAATACTTCCTTCGTGAATCTCAGTAACTTGGGCACAATTAGCATCATCGGGCTTATCAGTCAGATCCGCCATGGAAACCTGTTTCTTCTGACTCCTTTTCCTCGCCATTTTCAGCACCAGCGTACGTTAGAGAAATAACTGTTTTCTAACTTGTGCCGAGAGGTTTtaaggagagagaaaaataaCCCTACATATTTTTCTATATTGTTATTATCATTTACTTCAATAATTGTTTTGTAGGTTTTCCGATGCTATAATTTCTATGATATTTTAACTTGATTTAATCTTCAAatagttataatatttatattattaatatagcATATGGAAGTAGTTATTCAGCTCAAATTTTCCACGAAAACTTGTGAAAttggaatatttttataacaataatcactattttattatttttcattaaaacaGACCTCttgtatatattttcttaaaCTATGTTTTGTAATTTATTGTCATCTCAATTTGCCATCGATGAATTATTATCACTAAGTTGAGATGTGCAATAACATCATTTTAAAAGTTAGCatgctgaaaaataaaaaacagcaTTACTAGATTAATTGATGTCCAATATGAAACCAATATTGGTTCAACCAAATTAATTGCAACGATGAACAATCTTATTGATTTTCTAAAAAACAATATACATAGAAGGCAACAGTATTTATATCAACTGCATTAAATTGCATTTTGACTGTGAAGAAATAATACTTGAAACAGCTAAATCATACACAGCTTTCTCAGAACTTGATCAAAATATGCAACAAATGTGTAGTTCAAAGCTTCCAGTAAATTCCATGCCTATGCAAGACGCCAGCAACAATACTCCAGAACAGAATCTCTGCAAATAATACATATAGTAGAATTCCTACTCTCTGTGAATGCCAAACTCCGAtgaaaatatgttttttaatccaatttatctgccaaaaaaaatatataagtcGTCAAATGACAATTAGATAAAAAGATATTAAGTTCTTGAATCTTGATTGTGGATAAGGGGAACAAAACCTAGAAAAAACAGATCATTTGTGTGTGTTCGAGTTCATTAAGCGCATTGGCCTTGCAAATGAAACCCGAAAAAGCTGATAGCAAGTAATTCTCGAGGCCACCCGATTCATGTTCGAAGTTCTACTGAAAAATTGTAATTCTCGAACCAAACAGTTTAGTTCATTGTTCAGTTCAATTGGGTTCGTTTTTCGGTTCAGCTCATTTttgcataatttttttactctaaaatacGAACTGAatcaaaaaatcaatttttaaaaaatttagtactGAACCAAAATTtccggtttggtttggtttgttcaTGTCCCGAGTAAAAACATGACCAGATTGTACTACAACTTACCAGTGAATTACGAGGGGAATCATAATACCAGCCATTAATAAAGCCAGCAAAAATCCCTTCAGCAGCCATAACATAAACCAGCATAGCATTCATCCCAATCCATTCAAGTGGTAGAAACAGCCATTTCAAACCCGCAATATCAACCTGAAAAGGCAATAAACTAGCTAATTTTAGGTTGGATCACAGGATTTTACATGCATTTCTATAATTACAATCTGAATGGAATGTTCTTGGGATAGTACAATTCAATCAGGGTATTAAGATTTCACGACAGTAGCATACCAGAATATAGATGATTGAAAACATCAGCGCTGCAGCACCGGAAGTTACACAAACGTAACTGACAGTGTATAGTTGTTTATTTAAGGGAACAACTGAAAATACCAAAGAAAAACAGCATCCATCAAAATTCATAAAGATAAGCAGAAATTATACAGCACAACTTGGAAGAGTTTCAAATGAGTTCTCACCATGAGCGAAATGAAGAATTAAACCCAAGATGAGAAGAACAAGTCCCATCAGAATCCAATGCTTCAGCCTACTTGCATGATCCTGTAGTTGTAAGATTCATCAGCCAAGCCAAGCAGGATTTGGATCAAAACAAAGAATTATATATGCAGATATATTGAATTACGATTCTGACCTGAAAATGCACAAGCACATGACCAAAATGAACTCCAATGACAGCAGATAGAATAGCAGATATTGTGCTGCACATATCGAATAATTCTTGGAATTAAGAAACTCGTGTGAACTCTCTTCATAACCAGCTGCTACTTCATCGAAATAATACCTTTGACTATGAGCCATAATGCCTTACCTCAGGATTCCTTCAGGTTCAAAAGGCGCATGACACCATGATGGAGCATCGATCCTGAAAGGTCCATCGTGTGGGGAATAATCTGAGCAGGCCTGCAGCACTTATTCGGAACTTATAAATTCTATAATCCCATCGATTTATTAACTCATCATCTTAAATTTAGTAAATGGTAAAcagaagtaaaataaaataaaataaaaaataaagcacCTTAGATCTTCTCCAAGCTGGATGCTGATACATATGAGCAAGTCCTAAGATTTTTCTGTCAACGTAGCCGACTGCGTTACAAGGAGGATCCAGTTGTCCTCTGACATTGCAGGTTACCTGAAATCAACACAGCATATAACTGTAAGCCGAAACATTATAAGCACCACAAAATTACTACCACCACTGtagaataaaatcaattttcaCTTTGTTTTATAAGCATTGAAAGAAGAAACAATACTAATATCATATAGAAAAGAATATAACAATACCAAGAAGATCATTTATGGCCAAAGTAGTACATATGAATGAGACTAATGTTGCCAGAGGCTTACATTGTAAACTTTTCCAAAATCAGGACTGTCTATATCAAGGACAGTGAAGTGCCAATCGGGTACATATGTTCCATAAACTACAGCCAAGTAAGTTACTAGTAAACATCCTCCGATCACCCTGCAATTTCAAAAATCACAATTACTGTCAACCGGTCTGATAAGGGATTGTAACCTAGCCGAGCCAATTCACGAGCTACTCGGAAGATTGAAAATCAACTCGATTAATATCGTGTCAAGAGCCTAATTGAGTTTTAGTTAATTTACTTTTGTATCCTATTATGTACATTTACTATAATAcctttattttgatattgaaattcaatcttaaaattttatacagAAAATCGAGTAGTCTCAATTATTCTACTGAGTTCGAACTCGAACCCCTAATAAAAAAATCCATCATATTCAAGACGAGTTTCGAGCATAAATTTTAGAGTCGAGCAGAGCTCGAGTTTGGGAGTATTTCAACTAGACTCGACTAGATTACATCCCTAGGTCAACACATATATAAACTTACCAGTGCCAGCAGTATAACCGGAACATAGAGAACCGACCAGGCGGCAAATCTCTAGGTATTTCTTCATCTTTAGTGAAAATTTCCACCAGTGCCAGTATTGCATAAGCAAAAGCAATTCTCTACAATGAAAAGAATGCTGTAAGATATTTCTTGATTCAAACCgaatatttaaaaagaatttgaaattcaaaatcaagATTACCTGAAGAATGCCAAACCACCTGATTTCCTTCATATCAACACCATAAGTCAGTTTATCAGGAGCATGAGAGAAGCCTCCTATACAACACATTAATACAACCAAATCAATCTCAAAGCATGCATTAATTTATAATACTTTCAGCAAAATGAACCAACCTTGTAATAGAATACCCCAAAAAAGGAGTTTTATAGTTCTGAATATAACTTTCTTAATAGCTTGACCTCGGCTTATGAATCTCTGCGTAGAACAAGAACAAGATTATCAACACACATGGAGTTTTAATAGGTAGCAcaaacacttcattcaatcaactgCCCCGTTTTAGAGACATTTCGGACATGAAGCTtcatttttacataaaaaaaccttaaaataaggCTTAACGGGATGCTATGTACTATCACACTTTTAACGATTGAGTtcatgtaataaaaaaaatgtccgCATTGCGTCCCTCCACTATCAATTTCATCTAAATTAAGTCCTTCTGTTTATTTTTGTCCATGCAAATACATTGAGTTCATCTCTAACGGAAATAGCCGGAAGGACTCAATGTGTTTGCAAGGCTCCAATATGAACgtattttttgacaaaaactCAATGGTTAAATGTGCAATAATACAGGAAGCCAGGTTTTTAAGGCTGTTTTCGCCATGTCTGTGTCTAAGTGTCCCGTTTTCCGTGCCCGTGCTACCTATAAAGATACAAAAACATAGAGAAAACTGACCTTAAGAGCAAGAGGAATGGCGACGCCAACAATAAAGAGAAAAAATGGCATAACAAAATCAGCAAGATTGGAGCCATTCCAAGGTGCATGTCCAATTTCCGGCCATTCTCCTCCAGCATCATCGACTAAAATCATCATCTGCagcaataacaaaaaaattacataaaaaaaggGCCCAACCGGGTTCGAACCGGTGACCTCTTGATCTGCAGTCAAATGCTCTACCACTGAGCTATGGACCCATTTGTGACAATTCTCATGAATGAGAGATATTCTCTTATTTCAAACCGCAGTCTTTGATCATCGAATTACTAAATAaatgtgaaaataaaaatagaaaatagaaaaaagaaaaagaaaatgagtgAGGTGGATTACCGCAACGGTGAGGCCTCTGAAGATATCAAGTGAAGCTACACGGCCGGTCTTGACGGGTTTTTGGCCGGAAAAATCGGATTCCGCTACTAGAAGACGGTGCTCGTGAGTGTTATTGTTCTTACTATCAGTTTTTATTTCAGccattttcttttgtttgagaAAGGAAGCAGGTTACTTCAGTTGCAAATGGCTAATCATATTATTCTCAATTTATACAACGTTCAAGCCATGGGGATAAGCATGGAATTTTTTCAATACTAAATTATTTTCtttgtcaaaatttaatttttgttccaGACGTCATTTGACTCCATTGTCTCTTTCTCTCAATGACGACAAATATGCCACTCTCACTAGATGGCGACTCTTTTTTACTCACATTTTTCACTTTCTTTAATTGTGTtctaacattttattaaaattttgattttggtcCAATATTagtaaattcaattaattatagtAAACTAGATAGATTTacatacaatttttattttatatatttttcaataaaaaataattattaaaattagctACAATGGAAGCAAAAAAAAGTTTGCCCTTTTTCAAAGGAAAAAATACTGAATTATAACTacagttaaaatatatttatcaaatttgagttagaatttatatttttgaaatgtttaaaaattataaagactGAATATTTTCAAGTGATCAAACTtcatatatctatactatatataaaagcacggatgaggggggaacaggcaaatttactgaataatccttttcagtttactactaaataaaggttttatagtcattaactaattaattatttaattaattactattgtaattaaagtcctaattaaaatagatagctaaattatctccaatgtggtttttagtatgtaaacaataactaaattgtctccaaattagtaggaatacctatcttttagtttgattgaactacaaaattaaaatattgtattttgtcaatatattattatttaaatttatatcttattatttttaaagatattattaataaaattaagttaattatttaattatgattattataaaattaaaagaagaataaattcagtatggaaaaattcttaactaatttaataataattataaataaaaaattgatataattataataaatttactaatatgtccatttacgagttacgttacgagccacgtgcatagcacgtaatgcgaaactagtatgtTGAAAATATCAGTATACTATAATTTAATAACCGCTGTCAAAAATCAAAGGAAAAAACTCATTCCGACCTTGAATGTATAGTTCGACctcatattatttaatttagtttactttagcaatttaattcataacttcataaattaaaatcaattatctCCTCTCTTGTTCTTTTTAAACCcaataaaaacatttttttatttaatatgttatattaatttaaatatattctatttttattattgtatatttcatatcaattataatatatttatattaaatatcgTTCATAACtagttttaaatgttatgaaaataCAAAAACGAATATTTGTTGAAGAATTGTAAATTCAATTGTAAAAATATGAGTAAGttccataaattaattttatttaataaaataataattttattcataCGGCTTATTTTTTGAGATATTACCATGGTTGTCAGCTCGCTCTGGTCCAGTTGGTTATATTATGACCTATTTTCTTGAAATCGATGATGAATCAGAAAATACTATATTTCAatgaatcaaataaattatcggTGAAATCGAAAAGAGCTAAATCAAATCATTTGCACCAACAAAATTTTGTTCATTATTGAGAGTTAAGACAACACCTTTAGCAAGATccatattttaaatgtttcttttgttcaattaattttttacttataTCTTTGATTGTTTCTTCTTATTTTATGGAAATCACTATTTCTATTTTAATCTACATCAATAGATTCTAtctttggccaaaaataaaatttagttaaaatatacAATACATTCTATGTGTTAAATAAATTTCTGATAAAGTATATTtcctattaatttatagaaaaaatattcTTGTGTTTCTATAAAACTGGaaaccaaactgaaccaaaccaatTATTTATCTAATTCGGTTCATTTGCTATTTTCTTCACAAACTAATTGTCCGTTTACCATTTCCCCTCTGAACAAAAATTATGAATACAAAACTCTAGCAAATtgttaaaacttaaaagaaaaTGCAAAAGTGAATAATTAAAAGGAGATCATAAATATACTGCACTTAATTCATAACTAAATAGAAGAAACATTTGAGATTGTGTTACAGTTAAGCccaaatcttaaaaaaaattatcatttgtaCAAGTATTCCTCTTTTTCACTCCTCTGCAGCAATGCAAATCCAAGCGTACCAGCTCTAATTAGTTCAAAAATCTTGGGGGATGCTACTTCATTTCATGTCCTGAAAAGTGGTATTATAATCAGTAATGCTTCAAAGTTGAAAGATgttcattttattttacatcCAGAAGCTGGTAAACagttaaaatcaacaattaggccaaaccttttccTGCACAATTCTCATCTACTGCATGTCTGCATCAAGGGTAAATATGTTTATATCAATTGAAATAATTTACCTAAAACTTGGTCCCGAGGAATCAACAATCATATCTGGTCCCGAATGCTGTATATTTTGATTAACCTCGAGCACGCCTTCAAAGAA is part of the Mercurialis annua linkage group LG3, ddMerAnnu1.2, whole genome shotgun sequence genome and encodes:
- the LOC126671160 gene encoding uncharacterized protein LOC126671160, translating into MLAVWNIRGLNNPLKQSEIASLIRRNKLSVVGIVETRVSHAQFDNVWKKFGNKLPNWGILHNYCCSDMGRVWIIYNKDMVNIQAIKMHSQFIHCQLDCDGISFMCTFVYGSYVAHDRIDLWNQLNGISLNINLPWIILGDFNAVISNANRLGGNDIDVQAASEFQDWTINSNVNELPHSGNHYTWCNNQCGDNRIWRKLDWVFVNESWMNSWEESFYVVHNPGISDHSPLVVSLNNGTYIRRSPFRFFNSWCEHPNFSAIIDDGWKANFNGCMMYKVYQKLKIVRRSLRAMNKEVFADISNKVNDTKKLLNSLQTDIMTDPFNSHLQEEERAVCYHLQKLIR
- the LOC126675271 gene encoding uncharacterized protein LOC126675271; its protein translation is MAEIKTDSKNNNTHEHRLLVAESDFSGQKPVKTGRVASLDIFRGLTVAMMILVDDAGGEWPEIGHAPWNGSNLADFVMPFFLFIVGVAIPLALKRFISRGQAIKKVIFRTIKLLFWGILLQGGFSHAPDKLTYGVDMKEIRWFGILQRIAFAYAILALVEIFTKDEEIPRDLPPGRFSMFRLYCWHWVIGGCLLVTYLAVVYGTYVPDWHFTVLDIDSPDFGKVYNVTCNVRGQLDPPCNAVGYVDRKILGLAHMYQHPAWRRSKACSDYSPHDGPFRIDAPSWCHAPFEPEGILSTISAILSAVIGVHFGHVLVHFQDHASRLKHWILMGLVLLILGLILHFAHVVPLNKQLYTVSYVCVTSGAAALMFSIIYILVDIAGLKWLFLPLEWIGMNAMLVYVMAAEGIFAGFINGWYYDSPRNSLINWIKKHIFIGVWHSQRVGILLYVLFAEILFWSIVAGVLHRHGIYWKL